GCGGCCCAGCGGGCGGGCCGTTTCGCCGACGAGATCGTGCCCGTCACCGTGCGGAACAGGAGGGGCGAGACCGTCGTCGACACCGACGAACACCCGCGCCCCGACTCCTCGGCCGAGAAGCTGGCGGGGCTGCGTCCCGTCCTCGCCGGCCAGGACCGCGAGGCGACCGTCACCGCGGGCAACGCCAGCGGGCAGAACGACGGCGCCGCGCTCTGCGTCGTCACCCACCCCGAGCGGGCCGCCGAGCTCGGCCTGCGCCCGCTCGCCCGGCTCGTCTCCTGGGCCGTCGTGGGAGTGCCGCCCGAGACGATGGGCATCGGCCCGGTGCCCGCCACCGCCAAGGCCCTGGAACGGGCGGGACTGAAGCTCCACGACATCGACCTGATCGAACTCAACGAGGCCTTCGCCGCCCAGGTGCTCGCCTGTACCCGCGAATGGGGCCTCGCCGACACCGACTTCGAGCGGTTGAACGTCAACGGCTCCGGCATCTCGCTGGGTCACCCCGTGGGCGCCACCGGGGGCCGCATCCTCGCCACCCTGCTGCGCGAACTCGACCGCCGTCAGGCCCGCTACGGCCTGGAGACCATGTGTCTCGGCGGCGGCCAGGGCCTCGCGGCGGTCTTCGAACGCCCGACGCACGCAACCGACGCTCATGGAGGACGCTGACATGGCCGGACTGATCGCATACGGCGCCCACGTGCCGTACCACCGCCTCGCGCGGACCGACATCGCCGCCGCCCTGGGCACGGGGGCGGGCCGCGGAACGCGGGCGGTCGCGGGCTACGACGAGGACACCACGTCCATGGCCGTGGAAGCCGCCCGCGGCGCCCTGGCCCGCGAGGGCCTGCGCCCCCGCATCGGCCAGCTGTTCCTCGCCACCGCCGCCCCCGCCTACCTCGACAAGACGAACGCGACGGCCGTGCACGCCGCGCTCGGCCTGGACCCGCACGTCCTCGCCGCCGACATGGCCGGCTCCGTCCGTTCGGGGCTCGGAGCGCTGGTCACGGCCGCCCGCTCCCCGGTGCCCACCCTCGCCGTCCTGTCCGACCTGCGCACCGGCCTGCCCGGCGGCAGCGACGAGAGCGCCGGCGGCGACGGCGCGGCCGCCTTCGTCTTCGGCGGCCACCGCAACGGCGCCCCCGTCCTCGCGGAGCTGCTCGCCCACGACACGGTCAGCGACGAGATCCTCGACCGCTGGCGGCTGCCCGGCGCACCCTCCTCCCGCGTCTGGGAGGAACGCTTCGCCGAGGACGTCTACGTGTCCCTCGCCGACCAGGCGCTGACCGCCGCCCTCGAACAGGCGGGTCTGGAACGCGGCGCGATCGACCACCTCGTCGTGGCCGGCCTGCACGCGCGCGCGTGCGCGGCGGTCCGCCGTACCCCGGGCGTACGCCCCGAGGCGGTGACCCCGGATCTCACCGGGGTGATCGGCAACGCCGGCACCGCCCAGCCCGGGCTGCTCCTCGCCGACGTCCTCGACCGGGCGCACCCCGGCGAGGTCATCGCGCTCCTCGTGCTCGGCGACGGCGCCGGAGTCCTGTTGCTGCGCGCCACCGACGCCCTGCCCGTCCATCGCGCGCCCCGTCCCGTCGCCGGCCAGATCGCCGCCGGCGGCCCGCCCATGCCGTACGCGACGTACCTCTCCTGGCGCGGTCTGCTCGACCGGGAACCGCCCCGCAGGCCGGACCCCGAGCCGCCCTACGCCCCGCCCGCCCACCGCCGCACCCGCTGGAAGTACGGCTTCACCGCCTCGGCCTGCGAGAAGTGCGGCACCCGCCATCTGCCGCCGGAGCGGGTGTGCACGTCGTGCCGCAGCGTCGACGCCATGACGGACGAGCCGATGCAGCACGTACGGGGCACGGTCGCCACGTTCACCGTCGACCGGCTGGCCCACACGCCGAGCCCGCCGATGCTCGTCGTGGTCGTCGACTACGACGGCGGCGGCCGGTTCCGCTGCCAGCTGACCGACGCCACGGAGGCGGACGCCGCCATCGGCGCCCGGGTGGAGATGACGTTCCGCCGCACCGTCACCGCCGCGGGCGTCCACAACTACTTCTGGAAGGCCCGGCCGGTGCGCACGGGCGAGACCGAGGGGACACACGGATGAGCTCGCACGGAATCCGGGACCGGGTCGCGATCGTCGGCATGGGCTGCACGCCCTTCGGCGAGCACTGGACCCGCTCGGCGGACGACCTGCTGATCGACGCCGTGGGCGACGCGGTCACCTCGGCCGGTGTCACGCTCGACGACATCGACGCGTTCTGGTTCGGCACCCAGGCGTCCGGCGTGTCCGGACTCACCCTGAGCCGGGCGCTACGCCTGCCCAACAAGCCGGTCACCCGCGTCGAGAACATGTGCGCGACCGGCTCCGAGGCACTGCGCAACGCCTGTTACGCCGTCGCCAGCGGCGCGTACGACGTGGCGATGGCGGTCGGCGTGGAGAAACTCAAGGACTCCGGCATGTCCGGGCTGTCCGGTACGGCCGTCCCGGGCGCCGGCGACGACAGCCGGGGCGAGATCACCGCCCCGGCGAACTTCTCCCTCCTGGCCCCCGCCTACGCCGCCAAGTACGGCCTGGCACAGGACGAGATGAAGGACGTCATCACCCGCATCGCCTGGAAGAATCACGTCAACGGCGCCCGCAACCCCCGTGCGCAGTTCCGCAAGGAGGTCCCGCTGGAGCGCATCCGGTCGGCCCCGATCATCGCGGGCATGCTCGGCGTGTTCGACTGCTCGGGCGTCTCCGACGGTTCGGCCGCCGCCATCGTCGTACGCGCCGAGGACGCCTACAAGTACACCGACAGGCCGATCTTCGTGAAGGCGCTGTCCCTCGTCGCCGGCCCGGCCGACGGGCTCCTCGACCCGGAGTACGACTTCACCACCTTCCCCGAGGTCGTCGCCTCGGCCCAGGAGGCCTACCGGCAGGCGGGCATCACCGACCCGCGCGCCGAACTCGCCCTCGCCGAGGTCCACGACTGCTTCACGCCGACGGAA
This Streptomyces sp. NBC_00377 DNA region includes the following protein-coding sequences:
- a CDS encoding acetyl-CoA C-acetyltransferase, producing MPALLRDAVICEPLRTPVGGYGGVFRDVTAAELAATVVRAVLERTGVPPAAVDDVLLGQCYPNGEAPAIGRVAALDAGLPVSVPGLQVDRRCGSGLQAVITAALQVQTGASDLVLAGGVESMSRAEFYTTDVRWGVRGAGTTLHDRLARGRVTSGGVNHPVPGGMLETAENLRRAYAIPREEQDHLALRSHEKAVAAQRAGRFADEIVPVTVRNRRGETVVDTDEHPRPDSSAEKLAGLRPVLAGQDREATVTAGNASGQNDGAALCVVTHPERAAELGLRPLARLVSWAVVGVPPETMGIGPVPATAKALERAGLKLHDIDLIELNEAFAAQVLACTREWGLADTDFERLNVNGSGISLGHPVGATGGRILATLLRELDRRQARYGLETMCLGGGQGLAAVFERPTHATDAHGGR
- a CDS encoding OB-fold domain-containing protein, producing MAGLIAYGAHVPYHRLARTDIAAALGTGAGRGTRAVAGYDEDTTSMAVEAARGALAREGLRPRIGQLFLATAAPAYLDKTNATAVHAALGLDPHVLAADMAGSVRSGLGALVTAARSPVPTLAVLSDLRTGLPGGSDESAGGDGAAAFVFGGHRNGAPVLAELLAHDTVSDEILDRWRLPGAPSSRVWEERFAEDVYVSLADQALTAALEQAGLERGAIDHLVVAGLHARACAAVRRTPGVRPEAVTPDLTGVIGNAGTAQPGLLLADVLDRAHPGEVIALLVLGDGAGVLLLRATDALPVHRAPRPVAGQIAAGGPPMPYATYLSWRGLLDREPPRRPDPEPPYAPPAHRRTRWKYGFTASACEKCGTRHLPPERVCTSCRSVDAMTDEPMQHVRGTVATFTVDRLAHTPSPPMLVVVVDYDGGGRFRCQLTDATEADAAIGARVEMTFRRTVTAAGVHNYFWKARPVRTGETEGTHG
- a CDS encoding acetyl-CoA acetyltransferase; amino-acid sequence: MSSHGIRDRVAIVGMGCTPFGEHWTRSADDLLIDAVGDAVTSAGVTLDDIDAFWFGTQASGVSGLTLSRALRLPNKPVTRVENMCATGSEALRNACYAVASGAYDVAMAVGVEKLKDSGMSGLSGTAVPGAGDDSRGEITAPANFSLLAPAYAAKYGLAQDEMKDVITRIAWKNHVNGARNPRAQFRKEVPLERIRSAPIIAGMLGVFDCSGVSDGSAAAIVVRAEDAYKYTDRPIFVKALSLVAGPADGLLDPEYDFTTFPEVVASAQEAYRQAGITDPRAELALAEVHDCFTPTELVLMEDLGFAGRGQAWKDVTGGAFDLDGSLPVNPDGGLKAFGHPIGASGLRMMFEAWLQLRGEAPPERTVKTLAEGRSLALTHNLGGGPGECVSFVSVVGSEPTD